From a region of the Lepidochelys kempii isolate rLepKem1 chromosome 26, rLepKem1.hap2, whole genome shotgun sequence genome:
- the C26H2orf78 gene encoding uncharacterized protein C2orf78 homolog, which produces MAPAPARLPQRGPEPAPPPSAARPILRPGRPARDAPSSRPRGNQPVLGASENYNALSSEDPDPDQLSFPEVTDSLSMGGGLQNFSRPSVPATGSAWLLPSGSSQPIQANPGNTNAFTYQPSETGLWPEVRGTSAQIQISRSAAPYPTVYEWGVKGHSYGTAAISAHFPVTLVAQEVPSPAPSAPPQFNNAARVSPMGHLYGRIQPPANARLMQLQPPTTSVQAHQSQGRGQQVPLQDWRGAYLYNRDMRGQESGEMGSIVQRGRIIKVPANTQSEMVLVLKAIQPMGTRPSSSASLYYPVSAQPRDSQAINPGIKEADPLSGTLHEPKTFCLQPGSAQQGGGVKTISPEMLPEALDGSQMPQGSQGPPLFPLEIPDINQLMACIESVQATNSLSHSDRPIGPRQVTGNDSLQEMPLGKHVSRENVAGKNIIKPPLTTESQDGASPPAPGKGKSPRKASKQAECSTLPATMPPVGSDKPSAEQGPGLADPQKLGANRSEMPAATQPAQPSEEDQATGTKRLEDEKETASGDHLPDDLWEGNLENRHPAENTTDTRTVTALGDGRDIPCADSKQRTTDLKRQPPRKPEDHADVSKPEERQHKRLSSSGNDKGKSTPQGRGKLKPEDKQPGSQEGGKIFQPEREPFKMPRSHLGLHMLESIQVFHPLGKKLIPLGPARGAPALQSNKAEGSSSSAWPMPLLGLKRAPGPPEDPKSTCGGRRDGQWEVTGKLYRAPGNTRPVALASPRRVALKQGSSREPPTKPSFGKDVPLPHERTPLPSLSSMPTWRPGGGTQPPPAILKSRPLQELEVSLPIPPEQRAERDAMKRRAQKERELAAQYTALGKRQFFVERERDLTIAEEFGYI; this is translated from the exons atggccccggccccggcccggctcCCCCAGCGCGGCCCCGAGCCCGCGCCGCCGCCCAGCGCCGCCCGCCCGATACTCAGGCCGGGGCGCCCCGCCAGAGACGCTCCCAGCTCGCGGCCCCGCGGAAACCAGCCGGTGCTCGGCGCTTCCG AGAACTACAACGCTCTATCCTCAGAAGACCCAGACCCTGATCAGCTGAGCTTCCCCGAAGTGACGGACAGCCTTTCAATGGGAGGAGGCCTTCAGAACTTCTCCAGGCCATCTGTACCAGCTACCGGCTCAGCTTGGCTCCTACCTTCCGGCTCAAGCCAGCCCATTCAAGCTAACCCAGGAAACACCAATGCTTTTACATATCAGCCTTCAGAAACAGGGCTATGGCCAGAGGTACGGGGCACTAGTGCACAGATACAGATCTCCAGGTCAGCTGCTCCATACCCCACCGTCTATGAATGGGGAGTGAAGGGTCATTCCTATGGGACTGCGGCAATCTCTGCACACTTCCCTGTCACACTCGTAGCCCAGGAagtgcccagccctgctccctctgcACCACCTCAGTTTAACAACGCCGCCAGAGTCAGCCCCATGGGCCACCTGTACGGGCGTATTCAGCCTCCCGCAAATGCCCGCCTCATGCAGCTGCAGCCCCCGACTACGTCAGTGCAGGCTCATCAAAGCCAAGGCCGTGGCCAGCAAGTTCCTTTGCAGGACTGGAGAGGAGCCTACCTTTACAACCGTGACATGAGGGGTCAGGAGTCAGGAGAGATGGGCTCCATTGTGCAAAGAGGCAGGATCATTAAAGTGCCAGCAAACACCCAAAGTGAAATGGTTCTGGTCCTGAAAGCCATCCAGCCAATGGGCACCCGCCCATCCTCTTCGGCCAGTTTGTACTATCCAGTTTCAGCCCAGCCCAGGGATTCCCAGGCCATCAATCCAGGGATCAAAG AGGCGGACCCTTTGTCTGGAACGCTGCATGAGCCCAAGACCTTCTGCCTACAACCAGGCTCAGCTCAGCAGGGAGGCGGAGTGAAAACCATCAGCCCAGAGATGCTTCCTGAGGCCCTGGATGGGTCTCAGATGCCTCAGGGATCACAGGGGCCACCACTGTTCCCCTTAGAAATCCCTGATATTAACCAGCTAATGGCCTGCATTGAGTCTGTTCAGGCAACTAACTCCTTGTCACACAGTGACCGGCCCATTGGTCCCAGGCAGGTGACAGGAAACGATTCCCTCCAAGAGATGCCTCTAGGGAAACACGTTTCTCGGGAGAATGTCGCGGGAAAGAATATCATCAAACCTCCACTCACCACTGAATCCCAGGACGGAGCCTCGCCTCCCGCACCTGGGAAGGGCAAATCGCCCAGGAAAGCTTCAAAGCAGGCAGAATGCTCGACACTTCCTGCCACTATGCCCCCAGTGGGGTCTGACAAGCCTTCTGCTGAGCAGGGACCCGGACTCGCTGATCCCCAGAAATTAGGAGCAAATCGTTCAGAGATGCCAGCAGCTACTCAACCAGCCCAGCCCTCTGAAGAGGACCAAGCAACAGGCACTAAGAGGCTTGAAGATGAGAAGGAGACAGCATCAGGGGATCATCTCCCTGATGATCTGTGGGAAGGGAATCTGGAGAACCGTCACCCTGCCGAGAACACCACTGACACCAGAACTGTAACTGCCTTAGGGGACGGGCGAGACATTCCATGCGCTGACTCGAAACAGAGGACAACTGACCTCAAGAGGCAGCCTCCGAGGAAACCAGAAGACCATGCAGATGTTTCAAAGCCTGAAGAGCGGCAGCACAAAAGACTAAGCAGCTCAGGGAATGATAAGGGGAAAAGtacgcctcagggcagggggaaatTAAAACCGGAGGATAAACAACCTGGAAGTCAAGAGGGTGGGAAAATCTTCCAGCCAGAACGAGAGCCTTTTAAAATGCCCCGGAGCCACCTGGGGCTACACATGCTGGAGTCTATCCAGGTTTTCCACCCGTTGGGAAAGAAACTGATTCCACTGGGCCCTGCTCGAGGAGCTCCAGCTCTGCAGTCCAACAAGGCTGAAGGAAGCTCTTCCAGTGCCTGGCCAATGCCACTGCTGGGTCTCAAAAGAGCCCCggggcctcctgaggacccaaaGTCAACCTGTGGTGGTAGGAGGGATGGACAATGGGAAGTCACTGGCAAACTTTATCGTGCCCCAGGAAATACAAGGCCAGTTGCTTTAGCATCACCTAGACGCGTTGCTCTGAAGCAGGGCAGCAGCCGAGAGCCTCCCACCAAGCCCTCCTTTGGGAAGGACGTGCCTCTGCCCCACGAGCGCACTCCTCTCCCTTCTCTCAGCTCCATGCCTACCTGGCGTCCCGGAGGGGgaacccagccccctcctgccatCCTGAAGAGTCGGCCCCTCCAGGAGCTGGAAGTGTCGCTGCCCATCCCCCCGGAGCAGAGAGCGGAGCGGGATGCGATGAAGAGGCGAGCGCAGAAGGAGAGGGAGCTCGCTGCCCAGTATACAGCCCTGGGGAAGAGACAATTTTttgtggaaagagagagagacctgacGATAGCAGAGGAGTTTGGCTACATCTGA